The Pseudomonas fluorescens nucleotide sequence AGCTTCGTCCCGCTCAGCGGCCGCCAGGAGCAACTGGCGATTACCCAGCAGCTCAGCACCCAGCAGAGTCGCCAGGCCTCCCTGCAAGGCTTGCTGGCAGGCCTGCAGCAGCTACGCAACGACAATAGCCAGAGCGGCGAAGTGCGCGCCACGGTCGACAAGCTGCTGGCCAGCCTGCCGGACATCCGCCAGCTCAGCGAGCCCAAGGGCCTGGCCCAGGCCCTGAGCAACAGCGGCGTGTTTCTTGAGGCCAAGCTGCTGGCCGGGCTGCCTGCCGCACTTGCCCCCGACCTCAAGGCCCAGGTGGTACGCCTGGTGGCGCAATTGCTGCCGGGCCTGCCCGGCAACGCCACCTTCAACCCGGCGGCCGCCGCCAGCACCCTGGCCCAGGTCATGCCGGGCATGGTCCGCAATGCCCTGGGCATGCTCGGCCAGGTCAGCCCGCGGCCCCAGCCCGGTGGCTTCCCCCTGCCCTCGCGGTTATTGCAGAGCCAGGACGGCGAAGGTGATCTCGAGCACCTGCTGCGCCTGGCTGCTGCGGCCATCTCGCGCCTACAAAGCCATCAGCTGGCAAGCCTTGAGCAAACCGGCACCACCGCCGATGGCAACCTGCAAACCACCTGGCAACTGGAGATTCCCCTGCGTACCGGCCAGGATTTCATGCCGTTGCAGATGAAACTGCAGCGCGAAGAAACCCCGGAGCAGCAAAGCGACCCGGAGCGCGAGCGTCGCGACCCGTTGGAAATGCTCTGGCGCATCGAGCTGTCTTTTGACCTGCACCCGCTGGGGCCATTGCAGGTGCAGGCGCAGATCAGCCAGGGCAGCCTGTCCAGCCAGCTCTGGGCCGAATTACCAAGCACCGCGCAACTGATCGAAAGCCAGCTCGGCCACCTGCGCGAACGGCTGCTGGCCCGTGGTCTCAACGTCACGGAGCTGCACTGCCATCACGGCACAGCGCCACAGGGGCCGCGTACGCACCTGGAGCAAAGATGGGTGGATGAACAGGCATGATTGATAAAACTCCCCGCCAGGCCATCGCCCTGACCTACGACGGCCAGCAAGCCCCGACCCTTAGTGCCAAAGGTGACGACGAGCTGGCCGAGGCGATCCTGGCGATTGCCCGCGAGCACGAGGTACCGATCTACGAGAACGCCGAACTGGTGCGCCTGCTGGCGCGCATGGAGCTGGGCGATCAGATTCCCGAGGCCCTGTACCTGACCATCGCCGAAATCATCGCCTTCGCCTGGCAGCTCAAGGGCAAGGTGCCGGCGGGGTTTGTCGACGAGCCCCCCCAGGAGCGCGATATCACCCCCACCGACCTGAGATTGCCGGGTGCCTGAAAGCATCGCGGGGCAAGCCTGCTCCCACAACACCTGCAGGAGCGGGCTTGCCCCGCGATCAATTCACTGCAACCTTCAACTGCGGTGCAACTTGCTCATCAACTCAGCCTCAGCCTGGGTCAAACCGCAGGACTGGGTCAGTTCATCAACACTGGCACCCATGCCCACCAGCCGCGCCGCTTGCGCGAACGACAGGCTGTTGGGGTCACGCTGCTCCAGTTGCAGGAGCTTGTCCGGCAAGGGCGCAACCACCGCGCGCAGCTCGTGCAGGGCTTCGCCCATACGCACGCTGCCGTTCTGGTAGTCGTCCAGACTCTTGGCCAGGTCCTTGATGCGCTGGTCACGCACCGCATCACCCTGGGCCTGTTGCGCGGCCAGCTCACGCTGGCGCTTGCTGTAGTTCAGGAAGAACCACAGGCTGACCGCCCAGAGCAGCGCCAGAAATATGACTGCAACCTCGAGGATCAACTCAGATGTTCTCCAGCTCGGACCACTCTTCCTCGGTCATCATCTTGTCCAGCTCGACCAGAATCAGCAGTTCGTTGTTCTTGTTGCACACGCCCTGGATGAACTTGGCCGATTCCTCGTTGCCGACATTCGGCGCGGTCTCGATTTCCGACTGACGCAGGTAAACCACTTCAGCGACGCTGTCGACCAGGATGCCGACCACTTGCTTGTCGGCCTCGATGATGACGATACGGGTGTTGTCGGTGATCTCGCTGGACAGCAGGCCGAAGCGCTGGCGGGTGTCGATCACGGTGACCACGTTACCGCGCAGGTTGATGATGCCCAGCACGTAGCTCGGGGCACCCGGGACCGGGGCGATCTCGGTGTAGCGCAGGACTTCCTGCACCTGCATCACGTTGATGCCGTAGGACTCGTTGTCCAGCTTGAAGGTCACCCACTGCAGGATCGGATCTTCGGAACCTTGTGCAGACGATTTTTTCATTCCCCTATCCCTCAAAATCCGCCATCGGCGGTGTGCTCAGTGCGGTCGCGGCAGATGCGGCCGATTAGTTATGGGTGCTGTGCAATTGCTTGACCGCACCGCTGGCGATCAACTCGGCCAGTTCGGCGACGTCGAGCAACGCGCACATGTGTTCAATCACGGTGCCGGCCAGCCATGGCCGTTGGCCGCGCTGGCTGCGCCACTTGATTTCGTTGGGGTCCAGGCGCAGCGAACGGCTGACCTGATGCACCGCCAGGCCCCATTCGTAGCCCTGGACCGAAATCACGTACTGCAAGCCCTGGCGAAAGTCGTCCCGGTAACGGTCGGGCATGACCCAGCGGGCGGTATCCAATACCTTGAGGTTGCCGCTCTGGCTCGGCAGGATGCCAAGGAACCAGTCGGGCTGGCCAAACAGCGGTGTCAATTCGTGGCCGGCCAGCGAGTAGATCGAGCCCAGGCATACCAGCGGTACCGCCAGGGTCAGGCCCGCGACATCGAACAGCAGGCATTCGAACGGCTCGGCAGCCCAGGCCGGGCGGCCATCGACAGTGGCCGGTGGTACCGGTTGATTGGGTGCCGGCGGCAGGTGCACATCCACCAGCGGCTCGACCGGCGCAACCTCGGCCTGCGGCTTGGGCGCTTCGACTACAGACTCGACCACCGGCGCTACCGCAGCCTCGACCACCGGCGGCAAGGTCAGCGGCAATACCGGGAGTGGCGGCTCGGCAAATGGCAGTGGCTCAGGTTTTACCGCGGCCTGGGCCGCCACCTGGGCATCACGGGCCTGCTCTTCACGCACTGCTGCCTGGAACTCGTCCGGCTCGACCGATGCCGGCAGCACCTCGTCGAGTTCTCCGGTAGCCTCCTGCAGCAAACCGTCGAGGTAGGTCTGCAAGGCCATCTGTGGCCGGCTGGCGAGCTGTTGAGGGCGATTCATCAGGCCACCTGCAGGGCAAGGTTCTGCGTCAGCAGGTGCTTGAGCAGCGCTTTGTAGGCCACTATGCCGCGGCTCTTGCCGTCAAATTGCGAGGGCGTCAGCCCGGCCCGGCTGGCATCACGCAGGCGTGTGTCGACCGGAATGTAGCCTTGCCAGATATGTTCGGGGTAAGCGTCGCGCAGCACCCGCAAGGTGCCCATGGAGGCCTGGGTGCGGCGGTCGAACAGGGTCGGCACGATGTGATAGGGCAACGCCTGCTTGCGCGAGCGGTTGACCATCGCCAGGGTGCTGACCATGCGCTCCAGGCCCTTGACCGCCAGGTACTCGGTCTGCACCGGGATCACCAGCTGCTGGCTGGCCGCCAGGGCGTTGACCATCAGCACGCCGAGCAACGGCGGGCTGTCGATGATGGCGTAGTCGAAGTCCTGCCACAGTTGCGCCAGAGACTTGGCGATCACCAGGCCCAGGCCACTCTGGCCCGGCGACTGGCGCTCAAGCACGGCCAGAGCGGTACTGGAGGGCAACAGCGAGATCTTCTCGTCGCTGGTCGGCAGCAGCAATTGCCCGGGCAAGCCTTCAGGCACCGTGCCCTTGTGCAGGAACAGGTCGTAGCAACTGTGCTCCAGCGCATCGGGGTTGTGCCCGAAATAGCTGGTCATCGACCCGTGCGGGTCGAGGTCGACGACAACCACACGCTTGCCCGCCTCGGCCAGCAGGCCGGCCAGGGCGATGGACGTGGTGGTCTTGCCGACTCCACCTTTTTGATTGGCTACTGCCCAGACTCTCATTGCATTGCTTCCTCCCGGTACGGCAGCCTGCCCTGCCGGGATCGGTTATAGGGTCGGTGACGGGGAATTGACGCGATTATCGCCCACCGTCGGTGCTACCGCTGCCGGTGCAGTTTGTGTGCCAGCCCGCTTCATCGCCGCGTCCGGGCTGGCATTGGCGCTGCCAGTACCGGTCAGGCTGCGGCGTACTTCCAGGTTGCGCGAGATCACCAATACCACCCGTCGGTTGCGCGCGCGACCTTCGGCTGTGTCATTGCCGGCGATCGGCTGGAACTCACCGTAGCCGACCGACGCCATGCGCGCCGGGTTCACCCCTTCCATCGCCAGCAGGCGGACGATGCTCGCCGCCCGCGCCGATGACAGTTCCCAGTTGGTCGGGTACTGCGCGGTGCGGATAGGCAGGTCGTCGGTAAAACCTTCGACGTGCACCGGGTTGGCGAATGGCTTGAGGATCCTCGCCACCTTCTCGATGATATTGAACGCCACGTCACTGGGCATGGCGTCGCCGCTGCCGAACAGCAGCGAGGAATTGAGCTCGATCTCGACCCACAGTTCGTTGCCGCGCACGGTCATCTGGTCGGATTTGATCAGGTCACCGAAGGCGTCGCGCACGTCATCGGTGATGGTCTTGAGCGGGTCGCTGCTGGTTTGCGCCAGGCCCGCGTCAACCTGCTCGCTGTCCTTGATTAACGGCTCGGCCGGCTTGACGCTGAGCGGGCGCTCGTCGCCGATGGGGATCGGCTTCATGCTCCGCTCGGGGTCGTTGAACACGCCGATCAGGGCCTGGGAAATGACCTTGTACTTGCCCTCGTTGATCGAGGAGATCGAATACATGACCACGAAAAACGCGAACAGCAAGGTAATGAAGTCGGCGTAGGACACCAGCCAGCGTTCGTGGTTTTCATGCTCTTCGGGTTGTCGACGGCGCGCCATGTGTTACTCCATGAAGCCCTGAAGCTTCAGCTCGATCGAGCGCGGGTTTTCGCCTTCGGCGATCGACAGCAAACCTTCCAGGAGCATTTCCCGGTAGCGCGACTGGCGCAGGGCCAGGGCCTTGAGCTTGTTGGCAATCGGCAGCAGGATCAGGTTGGCACTGGCAACACCGTAGATGGTGGCAACAAAAGCCACGGCAATGCCATTGCCCAACTGCGACGGGTCAGCGAGGTTGCCCATCACGTGGATCAGGCCCATCACCGCACCGATGATACCGATGGTCGGCGCGTAGCCGCCCATGCTCTCGAACACCTTGGCAGCCTGCACATCGCGGCTTTCCTGGGTGTAGAAATCCACTTCGAGGATGCTGCGGATGGCTTCAGGTTCAGCGCCGTCGACCAGCAGCTGCAAACCTTTGCGTGCGTAAGGGTCCGGCTCGGCATCGGCCACGCCTTCAAGGCCCAGCAGGCCTTCCTTGCGCGCGGTCAGCGACCAGGTGACGACCCGGTCGATGCCGCCGGCCAGGTCGACCCGTGGCGGGAACAGAATCCAGCGCACGATCTGCAGCGCGCGCTTGAAAGCGCTCATCGGCGATTGCAGCAACGCCGCCGCCAGGGTGCCGCCGAGCACGATCAGCGCCGCAGGACCGTTGAGCAGTGCCGACAGGTGACCGCCTTCGAGGTAATTGCCGCCAACGATGGCGACAAATGCCAGGATGATCCCGATAAGGCTCAAGACATCCATCAGACGCAGGCCTCGACCAGGTGCTTGCCGATTTCGTCCAGGCCGTACACCGCGTCTGCCAGGTTGGCTTTGACGATAGCCATGGGCATGCCGTAGATCACGCAGCTGGCTTCATCCTGGGCCCACACCGTGCTGCCGCCCTGCTTGAGCAGGCGCGCGCCTTCACGGCCGTCGGCGCCCATGCCGGTGAGTACCACCGACAGTACCTTGTCGCCATAGGACTTGGCCGCCGAGCCGAAGGTGATGTCTACGCACGGCTTGTAGTTCAGGCGCTCATCGCCCGGCAAAATCTTCACCGTGCCGCGACCGTCGACCATCATCTGCTTGCCGCCAGGGGCCAGCAGGGCCAGGCCCGGGCGCAGCATATCGCCGTCCTCGGCTTCCTTGACGCTGATCTTGCACAACTTGTCGAGGCGCTCGGCAAACGCCTTGGTAAAGGCCGCCGGCATGTGCTGGATCAGCACGATCGGCGCCGGGAAGTTGGCCGGCAGTTGGGTCAGGACCCGCTGCAGAGCAACCGGGCCGCCGGTGGACGTACCAATGGCAACCAGCTTGTAGGGCTTGCGCTTGGGTGCCGGCGAAGCACTGGAGGCCGGCGCCGCCGCTGCGCGCACAGGTGCTGCGGCACGTGGCGCTGGGGCGCTGCCCAGGCTGCTGACAGCGGGCTGCGCACTTGGCTGCGGCGCTGGCGCCGGGCTTGCGTAGGCACTGAAACGACGGTTGCTACGGGAAATGGTATGGACCTTTTCACACAGCAACTGCTTGACCTTCTCCGGGTTGCGCGAGATGTCTTCGAAGTTCTTCGGCAAGTAATCGACCGCACCGGCATCCAGCGCGTCAAGGGTGACACGGGCGCCTTCGTGGGTCAGCGAGGAGAACATCAGCACCGGGGTCGGGCAACGCTGCATGATGTGACGCACGGCGGTGATGCCATCCATCATGGGCATTTCGTAGTCCATGGTGATGACGTCAGGCTTGAGCGACAGTGCCTGGTCGATCGCTTCCTTGCCGTTGGTCGCGGTACCGACGACCTGGATAGTCGGGTCCGCTGAAAGAATTTCCGAGACGCGGCGGCGGAAGAAACCGGAATCATCCACCACCAGGACCTTGACTGCCATAAACACTCCATTAGGGGGCGCGGCGATTTCGCCGCGCCACCAGAATCAAATACGCCGGGCGGCGTAACGCTTGAGCATGCTCGGTACGTCGAGGATCAGCGCAATGCGCCCGTCACCGGTAATGGTGGCGCCCGACATGCCCGGGGTGCCCTGGAGCATCTTGCCCAGCGGCTTGATGACCACTTCTTCCTGGCCCACCAGTTGATCGACGACGAAGCCGATACGCTGGGTACCCACCGAAAGGATCACCACATGGCCCTCGCGCTGCTCTTCATGAGCGGCCGAGCTGACCAGCCAGCGCTTGAGGTAGAACAGCGGCAAGGCTTTGTCACGCACGATCACCACTTCCTGACCGTCGACCACGTTGGTGCGCGACAGGTCGAGGTGGAAGATCTCGTTGACGTTGACCAGCGGGAAGGCGAACGCCTGGTTGCCCAGCATGACCATCAGGGTCGGCATGATCGCCAGGGTCAGCGGCACCTTGATAACGATCTTCGAGCCCTGGCCCTTGGTCGAATAGATGTTGATCGAGCCGTTGAGCTGGGAAATCTTGGTTTTCACCACGTCCATGCCCACGCCACGCCCGGACACGTCGGAGATCTCGGTCTTGGTCGAGAAGCCCGGGGCGAAGATCAGGTTGTAGCACTCGGTCTCGCTCAGGCGATCGGCCGCGTCCTTGTCCATCACGCCACGCTTGACCGCGATGGCACGCAGCACGTCGGCGTCCATGCCCTTGCCGTCATCGGAGATCGACAGCAGGATATGGTCGCCTTCCTGTTCGGCCGAGAGTACCACCTTGCCGCCACGGGACTTGCCTGAGGCTTCGCGCTCTTCCGGGGTCTCGACGCCGTGGTCGACGGCGTTGCGCACCAAGTGCACCAACGGGTCGGCCAGGGCCTCGACGAGGTTCTTGTCGAGGTCGGTTTCTTCACCGACCAGTTCCAGGTTGATCTCTTTTTTGAGCTGCCGGGCCAGGTCGCGAACCAGGCGCGGGAAACGCCCGAAGACCTTCTTGATTGGCTGCATGCGGGTTTTCATCACCGCGGTCTGCAGATCGGCGGTGACCACGTCGAGGTTCGACACGGCCTTGGACATAGCCTCATCGCCGCTGTTCAGGCCCAGGCGCACCAGACGGTTACGCACCAGCACCAGCTCGCCGACCATGTTCATGATCTCGTCGAGCCGCGCGGTATCGACCCGTACGGTGGTCTCGGTTTCGCTGGCGGGATGCTTCTCGGCAGCCGGAGCGGCCTGGCGTGCCGGTGCAGGCGCCGCAGCCGGTGCTTTGGCCGCAGGGGCTGGCGCAGCGGCCTTGGCGGCAGGTGCCGGCGCAGGCTTGGCTGCAGCTTTGGCTGGCGCCGCGACAGCAGCAGGTGCGGCAGTGGCTACGGCGTCCGGAGCGAACTTGCCCTTGCCGTGCAGCTCGTCGAGCAGCGCTTCAAATTCATGCTCAGAGATGTGATCGCCAGCCGCGGCAGGCGCGGCGGCCTCCACAGGCGCGGCAGCGGCGCCCGGCAGTGCATCGACGGCAAAGGTACCCTTGCCGTGCAACTGGTCGAGCAGCGCTTCGAATTCGTCATCGGTGATATCGCCGCTGGCGTCGCCCGCCGCAGCGGCCGCAACCGGTGCTTCACCTGCAGCGCCGAGGTTGTCGGCGGCGAACTGGCCCTTGCCGTGCAACTGGTCAAGCAGCGACTCGAACTCGGCGTCGGTGATTTCGTCAGTGGCAGGCTCGGCCACCTGGGCTTCGGCCTCGGCCTTGACCGCATTGAGCGAGTCGAGCAGCTGTTCGAATTCGGTGTCGGTAATGTCCGCCTCGGCCTCGGCCGCTGGCGCTTCAACCACCTCGGGCTCAGCGGCAGGGGCTGCCACTTCGTCTTCCCCGGCAGGCTCGGCCAGGCGCGACAGCGCCGCCAGCAGCTCGGGGGTGGCCGGGGTGATATCGGTGCGCTCGCGCACCTGGCCGAACATGCTGTTGACCGTGTCCAGGGCTTCCAGGACCACGTCCATCAGTTCGGAGTCGACGCGCCGGGCACCCTTGCGCAGGATGTCGAACACGTTTTCGGCGATATGGCAGCACTCCACCAGCTCATTGAGCTGGAGGAAGCCGGCGCCCCCTTTTACAGTGTGAAAACCGCGAAAGATCGCATTGAGCAGGTCGGCATCATCCGGACGGCTTTCCAGCTCGACCAGTTGCTCGGACAGTTGCTCAAGAATTTCGCCGGCTTCTACCAGGAAATCCTGAAGGATTTCTTCATCGGCGCCGAAGCTCATTAAACGTGCTCCCTAAAAACCCAGACTGGACAGCAGATCGTCGACATCGTCCTGACCGGACACAACGTCTTCACGCTTATCGGCATGAATCTGCGGACCTTCACCCCGAGTCGGATGTTTTTCTTGATCTTTTTCAGCGCGCAGCTGCTGGTGGTCATGTTCGATACCGGCAAAACGGTCGACCTGACTTGCCATCAGCACGAGCTTGAGCAGATTGCTTTCTACTTCGGTGACCAGCGTCGTGACGCGTTTGATCACCTGGCCGGTCAGGTCTTGGTAGTCCTGAGCCAGAAGGATGTCATTGAGGTGGCTGGCGACCTTGCGGTTGCCCTCCTCGCTGCGCGTCAGGAAACTGTCGACACGCTTGGCCAGCTCACGAAACTCCGGCGCCGCCACTTCACGACGCATGAAACGCTGCCAGTCGACGCTCAGCGCCTTGGCTTCATCGCTCAATTCGTTGAGTACCGGCGTGCTGGCCTCGACCAGGTCCATGGTGCGGTTGGCCGCGCCCTCGGTCAGCTTGACCACGTAGGACAGGCGTTCGGTCGCATCAGTGATCTGCGACACTTCCTCGGCCTGCGGCATGTGCGGGTCGATCTGGAAGCTGACGATCGCGCTGTGCAGCTCGCGGGTGAGTTTGCCGACTTCCTGGTACAGGCCAAGGTCACGGGTCTGGTTCAGCTGATGGATCAGTTGCACCGCGTCGCCGAACTTGCCTCGTTCAAGGCTGTCGACCAGTTCCCGGGCGTGCTTCTTGAGTGTCGACTCAAACTCGCCCAAGGATGATTGTGTTTGCTCCATAGCGCCCCCGTGGCGTACCTCAGCTATTGACGCGCTCGAAGATCTTTTCGATCTTTTCTTTCAGCACCTGGGCGGTGAACGGCTTGACCACGTAGCCGTTGACCCCGGCCTGGGCGGCTTCGATGATCTGCTCGCGCTTGGCTTCGGCAGTCACCATCAGCACCGGCAGGTGTTTCAGACGCTCGTCGGCACGCACCTTGCGCAGCAGGTCGATACCGGACATGCCAGGCATGTTCCAGTCGGTGACCAGAAAGTCGAAATGGCCGCTTTCCAGCATCGGCAGCGCAGTGGTGCCGTCATCGGCTTCCTGGGTGTTGGTAAAGCCCAGATCACGCAACAGGTTCTTGATGATCCGCCGCATCGTCGAGAAGTCGTCCACGATGAGGATTTTCATGTCTTTGTTCAATTAGACCTCCAAGCAGTCTTTAACGCGTTCAGCGCGGAACGCGCATTCAATCAATTCGGCACTACATTTCACGACTGCATCGAACCTTTGTTCAACGCGCCCGCCATTCCCCCAGGCGACCACGCAAACGTGCCGCGCACTGGCTGTGCAACTGGCTGACGCGCGACTCACTCACCCCCAGGACCTCACCGATCTCCTTGAGGTTGAGTTCTTCGTCGTAGTACAGCGCCAGGACCAGACGTTCGCGTTCCGGCAGGTTGGCGATGGCATCGGCCAAGGCTGCCTGAAAACGCTCGTCTTCCAGATCGCGCGAAGGCTCGAGCTGGGCACTGGCACCGTCCTCGTGCAGGCCTTCATGTTCGCCGTCCTGCAACAGGTCGTCGAAACTGAACAGGCGGCTGCCCAGGGTGTCATTCAAAATCCCGTAATAATCATCGAGACTCAATTGAAGTTCGGCAGCAACCTCGTGATCTTTAGCGTCGCGGCCGGTTTTTGCTTCAATTGCACGAATCGCGTCACTGACCATGCGGGTATTGCGGTGTACCGAACGCGGTGCCCAGTCGCCCTTGCGCACTTCATCGAGCATGGCGCCGCGGATGCGGATGCCGGCGTAGGTCTCGAAACTGGCCCCCTTGCTCGCGTCATACTTGTTGGCAACTTCGAGCAGGCCGATCATTCCGGCCTGGATCAGGTCCTCGACCTGCACACTGGCCGGCAGACGTGCCAGCAGGTGGTAGGCGATGCGCTTGACCAACGGCGCGTAACGCTCGATCAGCTCGTACTGGGCGTCACGCGAAGCCTTGCTGTACATCCGATAACCGCTGGCGTTCATAGCACCGGACCCGCACTCGTCGGTTGCACCAGACGCTCGACGAAGAACTCCAGGTGCCCCCGTGGGTTGGCAGGCAGCGGCCAGCTATCGACCTTCTGGGCAATGGCCTTGAATGCCAGCGCGCACTTGGAACGCGGGAAGGCTTCATAGACCGCTCGCTGCTTCTGCACCGCCTTGCGCACGCATTCGTCGTAAGGCACCGCACCGACGTATTGTAAGGCGACATCGAGGAAGCGATCAGTGACCTTGGTCAACTTGGCGAACAGGTTGCGCCCTTCCTGAGGGCTCTGGGCCATGTTGGCCAGGACGCGGAAGCGGTTCATGCCGTAATCGCGGTTGAGCAGCTTGATCAGGGCGTAGGCGTCGGTGATCGAGGTGGGCTCGTCGCATACCACCAGCAGCACTTCCTGGGCGGCGCGGACAAAACTGACTACCGAGTCACCGATACCCGCAGCGGTATCGATCACCAGCACGTCGAGGTTGTCGCCGATCTCGCTGAAGGCCTGGATCAGGCCGGCGTGCTGGGCCGGGGCCAGGTGCACCATGCTCTGCGTACCCGAGGCCGCCGGCACGATGCGCACACCGCCGGGGCCTTGCAGCAGCACATCGCGCAGCTCGCAACGGCCTTCGATGACGTCGGCCAGGGTGCGTTTGGGCGTCAGGCCCAGCAGCACGTCGACGTTGGCCAGACCCAGGTCGGCGTCCAGCAACATGACCCGACGGCCAAGCTCAGCCAGCGCCAGCGACAGGTTCACTGACACGTTAGTCTTGCCGACGCCACCTTTGCCACCGGTCACGGCGATCACCTGTACGGGATGCATGCTACCCATGTTTGTTCTTTACCTTGTCTTACTTAGACCGAGGCCACATGACTGGGCTGCGCTTTCAACACCTGAAAAATGCCTGGCAGACCATTGATGTAGGTACTTTGCAACGTATTCATATTCACCTCAGCCCACGCGTTTTCCGGAGCTGTGGTAGAGATCAGCGAACATGTCGGCCATGGCCTCTTCGCTGGGCTCGTCCTGCATCTGCACGCTCACTGCGCGGCTGACCAACTGGTGCCGGCGCGGCAGGTGCAGGTCGTCAGGAATGCGCGGGCCATCGGTAAGATAGGCCACCGGCAGTTCGTGACTGATTGCCAGGCTCAATACTTCGCCGAGGCTGGCGGTTTCATCTAGCTTGGTCAGGATGCAACCGGCCAGGCCGCAGCGCTTGTAGCTGTGGTAGGCGGCGGTCAGCACCTGCTTCTGGCTGGTGGTTGCCAGCACCAGGTAATTCTTGGCCTGAATCCCGCGCCCGGCAAGGGTTTCTAGCTGCATGCGCAGCGCCGGGTCGCTGGCTTGCAGGCCGGCGGTGTCAATCAGCACCACGCGCTTGCGCAGCAGCGGGTCCAGGGCCTGGGCCAGCGACTGGCCCGGGTCAACGTGGGTAACCGAGACGTTGAGGATCCGCCCCAGGGTCTTGAGTTGCTCCTGGGCGCCGATGCGGAAGCTGTCCATGCTCACCAGGGCCAGGTTCTGCGCGCCGTACTTGAGCACGTAGCGGGCGGCGAGCTTGGCCAGGGTGGTGGTTTTGCCCATGCCGGCCGGACCGACCATGGCAATGACACCGCCTTCTTCGATCGGTTCGATTTCCGGCACTTGAATCATGCGCGCCAGATGCGCCAGGAGCATGCGCCAGGCGTGACGCGGCTCTTCGATTTCGGTGGTCAGCTCGAGCAGTTCGCGGGCAATCGGCCCCGACAGGCCGATACGCTGCAAGCGCCGCCAGAGGTTGGCCTGCTGCGGCTTGTTGCCCTGCAACTGGCTCCAGGCCAGCGAGCCAAGCTGCACTTCAAGCAGTTCGCGCAAGCCCGACAGTTCCGAGCGCATCGAATCGAACAGGCGCGGATCAATCGGCGCGGCTGGCGCAGCAGGGGCTGCCGGCGCTTCGACCTGCGGGTCGACCAGCGGCTCGGACGCGGTCAGCGGCAAGCCGGCAAACAGCTGGCGGTTGGCGTCTTCGCTCTCGCTGCGGCTGCTCAGTTCGGCCTGGGCCGTGACGATGCGCGACTGGGTCTTGCGCAGCTCGTCTTCGAGTTCGACATTCGGCACCCGCGGCGCAAGAGCGGACAGCTTGTAGTCCAGCGCAGCCGTCAGTTCGACACCGCCGGCAATCCGACGGTTGCCAATGATGGCGGCATCAGCCCCCAGCTCATCGCGAACCAGCTTCATGGCCTGACGCATATCGGCGGCGAAAAAACGCTTAACTTGCATAACCCACTACCTCAGCCGTTCGGGCCCACTGTGGCGACGATGGTAACTTGCTTGTTGTCAGGTATTTCCTGATACGCCAAAACATGCAAATTCGGTACAGCCAGGCGACCGAAGCGCGACAGCATGGCTCGTACCGGTCCTGCGACCAGGAGGATCGCCGGCTGCCCTTGCATCTCCTGACGCTGGGCGGCTTCGATCAACGAACGCTGAAGCTTTTCGGCCATGCTCGGCTCCAGAAGAACACCGTCTTCCTGGCCTTGCCCAGCCCTTTGCAAACTATTGAGCAAAATCTGTTCCAATCTTGGCTCAAGGGTGATCACTGGTAGCTCGGACTCAACGCCGACAATGCTTTGCACGATAGCGCGACACAATCCGA carries:
- the fleN gene encoding flagellar synthesis regulator FleN; its protein translation is MGSMHPVQVIAVTGGKGGVGKTNVSVNLSLALAELGRRVMLLDADLGLANVDVLLGLTPKRTLADVIEGRCELRDVLLQGPGGVRIVPAASGTQSMVHLAPAQHAGLIQAFSEIGDNLDVLVIDTAAGIGDSVVSFVRAAQEVLLVVCDEPTSITDAYALIKLLNRDYGMNRFRVLANMAQSPQEGRNLFAKLTKVTDRFLDVALQYVGAVPYDECVRKAVQKQRAVYEAFPRSKCALAFKAIAQKVDSWPLPANPRGHLEFFVERLVQPTSAGPVL
- the flhF gene encoding flagellar biosynthesis protein FlhF; the encoded protein is MQVKRFFAADMRQAMKLVRDELGADAAIIGNRRIAGGVELTAALDYKLSALAPRVPNVELEDELRKTQSRIVTAQAELSSRSESEDANRQLFAGLPLTASEPLVDPQVEAPAAPAAPAAPIDPRLFDSMRSELSGLRELLEVQLGSLAWSQLQGNKPQQANLWRRLQRIGLSGPIARELLELTTEIEEPRHAWRMLLAHLARMIQVPEIEPIEEGGVIAMVGPAGMGKTTTLAKLAARYVLKYGAQNLALVSMDSFRIGAQEQLKTLGRILNVSVTHVDPGQSLAQALDPLLRKRVVLIDTAGLQASDPALRMQLETLAGRGIQAKNYLVLATTSQKQVLTAAYHSYKRCGLAGCILTKLDETASLGEVLSLAISHELPVAYLTDGPRIPDDLHLPRRHQLVSRAVSVQMQDEPSEEAMADMFADLYHSSGKRVG